The Pan troglodytes isolate AG18354 chromosome 1, NHGRI_mPanTro3-v2.0_pri, whole genome shotgun sequence genome includes a region encoding these proteins:
- the CPLANE2 gene encoding ciliogenesis and planar polarity effector 2 yields MARPPVPGSVVVPNWHESAEGKEYLACILRKNRRRVFGLLERPVLPPPVSIDTASYKIFVSGKSGVGKTALVAKLAGLEVPVVHHETTGIQTTVVFWPAKLQASSRVVMFRFEFWDCGESALKKFDHMLPACMENTDAFLFLFSFTDRASFEDLPGQLARIAGEAPGVVRMVIGSKFDQYMHTDVPERDLTAFRQAWELPLLRVKSVPGRRLADGRTLDGRAGLADVAHILNGLAEQLWHQDQVAAGLLPNPPESAPE; encoded by the exons ATGGCCAGACCTCCCGTGCCCGGTTCAGTGGTTGTCCCAAACTGGCACGAGAGTGCCGAGGGCAAGGAGTACCTGGCTTGCATTCTGCGCAAGAACCGCCGGCGGGTGTTTG GGCTGCTTGAGCGGCCAGTGCTGCCACCGCCTGTGTCCATTGACACTGCCAGCTACAAGATCTTTGTGTCCGGGAAGAGTGGTGTGGGCAAGACGGCGCTGGTGGCCAAGCTGGCTGGCCTGGAGGTGCCTGTGGTGCACCACGAGACCACCG GCATCCAGACCACTGTGGTATTTTGGCCAGCCAAGCTGCAGGCCAGCAGCCGTGTCGTCATGTTTCGTTTTGAGTTCTGGGACTGTGGAGAGTCTGCACTCAAAAAGTTCGATCATATGCTGCCG GCTTGCATGGAGAacacagatgccttcctcttcctcttctccttcactGACCGTGCCTCCTTTGAAGACCTCCCTGGACAGCTGGCCCGCATAGCAGGTGAGGCCCCTGGTGTCGTCAGGATGGTCATCGGCTCCAA ATTTGACCAGTACATGCACACGGATGTGCCCGAGCGGGACCTCACAGCCTTCCGGCAGGCCTGGGAGCTGCCCCTGCTACGGGTGAAGAGTGTGCCGGGGCGGCGGCTGGCTGATGGGCGCACACTGGATGGGCGGGCTGGGCTGGCTGACGTTGCCCACATACTCAATGGCCTTGCTGAGCAGCTGTGGCACCAGGACCAGGTGGCGGCTGGCCTGCTTCCCAACCCCCCAGAGAGTGCTCCTGAATGA